One window from the genome of Streptomyces sp. NBC_00708 encodes:
- a CDS encoding DUF402 domain-containing protein → MNEDKRDVASSTPGQILHWNFFIGGHLSASVPVRLVERTDAGQLVWMKSGTPMWRTALPRGVSHLRDIDPHERPPGGFPVVAGRWPMGDALFYQPRGAAHSVLWLFGRRHTFRGWYVNLERRVHHGADIDITDHELDINVAPDRTWCWKDEQSFAEKTGHPAYWTAEEALAIRSEGATVAQLAEAGTFPFDGSWCDFRPPSWWKTPPRPPVPRHPLLRPTS, encoded by the coding sequence ATGAATGAGGACAAGAGGGACGTCGCGAGCAGCACGCCGGGTCAGATCCTGCACTGGAACTTCTTCATAGGCGGCCATCTCAGCGCCTCCGTACCCGTACGCCTCGTCGAGCGCACGGACGCGGGACAGCTGGTGTGGATGAAGTCGGGCACCCCGATGTGGCGCACCGCCCTGCCGCGCGGCGTGAGCCACCTGCGGGACATCGACCCGCACGAACGCCCTCCCGGAGGCTTCCCCGTGGTCGCGGGGCGCTGGCCGATGGGCGACGCCCTCTTCTACCAGCCGCGCGGGGCCGCGCACTCGGTGCTGTGGCTGTTCGGCCGCAGACACACGTTCCGCGGCTGGTACGTCAATCTCGAACGGCGCGTCCATCACGGCGCCGACATCGACATCACCGACCACGAGCTGGACATCAACGTCGCGCCGGACCGGACGTGGTGCTGGAAGGACGAGCAGTCCTTCGCGGAGAAGACCGGCCACCCCGCGTACTGGACGGCCGAGGAAGCGCTCGCGATCCGGTCCGAGGGAGCGACGGTCGCACAGCTCGCCGAGGCCGGAACCTTTCCCTTCGACGGATCCTGGTGCGATTTCCGGCCACCGTCCTGGTGGAAGACCCCGCCCCGGCCACCGGTCCCGCGCCACCCGCTGCTCCGCCCGACGTCCTGA
- a CDS encoding DUF4232 domain-containing protein gives MRTIRNRKRTAALGAAATAVLALALTACGGDGGGTKAAGPADNSASAEATVAAKDATKDDAQGGTASDGAKTGGGSTEAVTSSSGKSTGGAAKTGGSTSGATGGDTSDGYAYKHPCKSSDLSVRVYAREGSATQHVIEVNNTGKNSCGLSYFPRVSLGAANAKDHSGDILPLVPGGLGGAPAYPVKPKTAAIAVIDLNPGGGNGVTWVNELNVLADGDHMPNAEQLNFPLGPDVKVGTPKLGLYESSIADAVASMKQANTKS, from the coding sequence ATGCGTACGATCCGTAACCGCAAGCGCACCGCCGCCCTCGGCGCCGCCGCCACCGCCGTGCTCGCCCTCGCCCTCACCGCCTGCGGCGGCGACGGCGGCGGCACCAAGGCGGCCGGCCCGGCCGACAACTCCGCCTCGGCCGAGGCCACGGTGGCCGCCAAGGACGCCACCAAGGACGACGCCCAGGGCGGCACCGCCTCCGACGGCGCGAAGACGGGCGGCGGCTCCACGGAGGCGGTCACCTCCAGCTCCGGCAAGTCCACGGGCGGCGCCGCGAAGACGGGCGGTTCGACGAGCGGGGCCACCGGCGGCGACACCAGCGACGGCTACGCCTACAAGCACCCCTGCAAGAGCTCGGACCTGTCGGTGCGCGTGTACGCCCGCGAGGGTTCGGCCACCCAGCACGTCATCGAGGTCAACAACACCGGCAAGAACTCCTGCGGCCTGAGCTACTTCCCGCGCGTCAGCCTCGGCGCCGCGAACGCCAAGGACCACAGCGGTGACATCCTCCCGCTGGTCCCCGGCGGCCTGGGCGGCGCCCCGGCGTACCCGGTCAAGCCGAAGACCGCCGCGATCGCCGTCATCGACCTCAACCCGGGCGGCGGCAACGGCGTGACCTGGGTCAACGAGCTGAACGTGCTCGCCGACGGCGACCACATGCCCAACGCCGAGCAGCTCAACTTCCCGCTCGGCCCGGACGTGAAGGTCGGCACCCCGAAGCTCGGCCTGTACGAGAGCAGCATCGCGGACGCGGTGGCCTCCATGAAGCAGGCGAACACCAAGTCCTGA
- a CDS encoding low temperature requirement protein A, with amino-acid sequence MSSSSPSPSFWHRPMVARSADEQHRASTMLELFFDLCFVAAVAQAASAFEHELAAGRIGHGVLGYAMVFFAIWWAWMNFTWFASAYDTDDVPYRLLTLVQITGALVLAAGAPEALEHEDFTVITWGYVIMRLAMVTQWLRAARSDQERRRTCLAYAGGILLVQIGWVVRLALPEDTGLATFAVLVVAEIAVPALAERKTTTTWHPHHIAERYGLFTLIVLGESITAATGAVRTALDTHAALGDLAALVAGGLLTVFALWWLYFAQSAPRLLTSLRTALLWGYGHYLVFASAAAVGAGLALNVAHTEGHGHISDRTAAAVYTVPVAVFIALVWLLHHRTAELRRAADVLHPVAVLAVLAATFAPSPILTTGIITALLIAATLLLAARKR; translated from the coding sequence ATGAGCTCATCGTCCCCCTCCCCCAGCTTCTGGCACCGGCCCATGGTGGCCCGCAGCGCCGACGAGCAGCACCGCGCCTCGACGATGCTGGAGCTGTTCTTCGACCTCTGCTTCGTCGCCGCCGTCGCCCAGGCGGCCTCCGCGTTCGAGCACGAACTCGCCGCGGGCCGCATCGGCCACGGCGTCCTCGGCTACGCCATGGTGTTCTTCGCGATCTGGTGGGCGTGGATGAACTTCACATGGTTCGCCTCCGCGTACGACACCGACGACGTCCCGTACCGGCTGCTGACGCTCGTACAGATCACCGGCGCGCTCGTCCTCGCGGCAGGCGCGCCCGAGGCGCTGGAGCACGAGGACTTCACCGTCATCACCTGGGGCTACGTGATCATGCGGCTCGCCATGGTCACCCAGTGGCTGCGCGCCGCACGCTCGGACCAGGAGCGTCGCCGCACCTGCCTGGCGTACGCGGGCGGGATCCTCCTGGTGCAGATCGGCTGGGTCGTACGGCTGGCCCTGCCCGAGGACACCGGGCTCGCCACCTTCGCGGTCCTGGTGGTGGCGGAGATCGCCGTTCCCGCCCTGGCGGAACGCAAAACCACCACCACCTGGCATCCACACCACATCGCCGAGCGGTACGGCCTGTTCACCCTGATCGTGCTCGGCGAATCCATCACCGCCGCCACCGGAGCCGTACGCACGGCCCTGGACACCCACGCGGCGCTCGGCGACCTCGCCGCCCTGGTGGCGGGCGGGCTGCTGACGGTGTTCGCCCTGTGGTGGCTCTACTTCGCACAGAGCGCGCCCCGGCTGCTGACAAGCCTGCGCACAGCGCTGCTGTGGGGGTACGGGCACTACCTCGTCTTCGCGTCGGCGGCGGCCGTCGGCGCCGGACTGGCCCTCAACGTCGCGCACACCGAGGGCCACGGCCACATCTCCGACCGCACGGCGGCGGCCGTCTACACCGTCCCCGTCGCCGTGTTCATCGCCCTCGTGTGGCTGCTGCACCACCGCACCGCCGAACTGCGCCGCGCGGCCGACGTCCTGCACCCGGTGGCGGTACTCGCGGTCCTGGCGGCCACGTTCGCCCCGTCCCCCATCCTGACGACGGGCATCATCACCGCACTCCTCATCGCGGCGACCCTGCTCCTGGCCGCCAGGAAGCGGTGA